A single window of Streptomyces xanthii DNA harbors:
- a CDS encoding sugar phosphate isomerase/epimerase family protein: MPRQFTLFTGQWADLPLEEVCRLARDFGYDGLELACWGDHFEVDKALTDPSYLDSRHALLDKYGLKCWAISNHLVGQAVCDAIIDERHQGILPARIWGDGDAEGVRQRAAAEIKDTARAAAAFGVDTVIGFTGSSIWHLVAMFPPAPESMIERGYEDFAERWNPILDVFDAEGVRFAHEVHPSEIAYDYWTTHKALEAVGHRPAFGLNFDPSHFVWQDLDPVGFLWDFRDRIYHVDCKEARRRLDGRNGRLGSHLPWGDPRRGWDFVSAGHGDVPWEDVFRMLRSIDYTGPVSVEWEDAGMDRLQGAPEALRSLKAFDFEPPTASFDAAFNS; this comes from the coding sequence GTGCCACGCCAGTTCACGCTCTTCACCGGACAATGGGCCGACCTGCCGCTCGAGGAAGTCTGCCGCCTGGCCCGCGACTTCGGCTACGACGGACTCGAACTCGCCTGCTGGGGCGACCACTTCGAGGTCGACAAGGCCCTCACCGACCCGTCCTACCTGGACTCCCGCCACGCCCTGCTCGACAAGTACGGGCTCAAGTGCTGGGCCATCTCCAACCACCTGGTCGGCCAGGCCGTCTGCGACGCCATCATCGACGAACGGCACCAGGGCATCCTGCCGGCCCGCATCTGGGGCGACGGGGACGCCGAAGGCGTCCGGCAGCGGGCCGCCGCCGAGATCAAGGACACGGCGCGCGCCGCCGCGGCCTTCGGCGTCGACACCGTCATCGGCTTCACCGGATCGTCGATCTGGCATCTCGTCGCCATGTTCCCCCCGGCCCCCGAGTCGATGATCGAGCGCGGCTACGAGGACTTCGCCGAGCGGTGGAACCCGATCCTCGACGTGTTCGACGCGGAAGGCGTCCGCTTCGCCCACGAGGTCCACCCCAGCGAGATCGCCTACGACTACTGGACCACGCACAAGGCGCTCGAAGCGGTCGGTCACCGGCCCGCGTTCGGCCTCAACTTCGACCCCTCGCACTTCGTGTGGCAGGACCTGGACCCGGTCGGCTTCCTGTGGGACTTCCGGGACCGCATCTACCACGTCGACTGCAAGGAGGCCCGGCGCCGCCTCGACGGCCGCAACGGCCGCCTCGGCTCCCACCTGCCCTGGGGCGACCCGCGCCGCGGCTGGGACTTCGTCTCGGCCGGACACGGGGACGTGCCCTGGGAGGACGTCTTCCGCATGCTGCGCTCCATCGACTACACGGGGCCGGTCTCCGTGGAGTGGGAGGACGCCGGCATGGACCGCCTGCAAGGGGCCCCCGAGGCCCTGCGCAGCCTGAAGGCTTTCGACTTCGAACCGCCCACCGCGTCCTTCGACGCTGCCTTCAACAGCTGA
- a CDS encoding Gfo/Idh/MocA family protein, producing MVGYAFMGAAHSQGWRTVGHAFDLPLRPRLAAVCGRDGQAVREAADRLGWAAAETDWRALIARDDVDLVDICTPGDSHAEIAVAALEAGKHVLCEKPLANTVEEAEAMTEAARAAAARGQLAMTGFNYRRVPAIALARRMISEGRLGTLRHVRVSYLQDWLVDPAFPLTWRLQKPYAGSGALGDLGAHAVDLAQFLAGEPVAGVSALTETFVKERPLPAGATSGLSATGAGGVGQVTVDDAAVFTGRFASGALASFEATRFASGRKNALKVELNGERGSLAFDLERLNELYFHDHTEPGVSAGFRRILVTEPEHPYLEGWWPPGHGLGYEHTFAHQARDLVHAIAARTAPAPSFADGLQVQRVLAAVEESAAKNSVYTPVPA from the coding sequence ATGGTCGGCTACGCGTTCATGGGCGCCGCCCACTCCCAGGGGTGGCGCACGGTCGGACACGCCTTCGACCTTCCGCTCAGGCCCCGGCTCGCCGCGGTCTGCGGGCGGGACGGACAGGCCGTGCGCGAGGCGGCCGACCGGCTCGGCTGGGCCGCGGCCGAGACCGACTGGCGTGCGCTGATCGCCCGGGACGACGTCGACCTCGTCGACATCTGCACCCCCGGCGACAGCCACGCCGAGATCGCCGTCGCCGCCCTCGAGGCCGGCAAGCACGTGCTGTGCGAGAAGCCCCTCGCCAACACCGTCGAGGAGGCCGAGGCGATGACCGAGGCCGCGCGGGCCGCCGCCGCACGCGGCCAGCTCGCCATGACCGGCTTCAACTACCGGCGGGTCCCGGCCATCGCGCTGGCCCGCCGGATGATCTCCGAGGGCCGCCTCGGCACCCTGCGCCACGTCCGCGTCAGCTACCTCCAGGACTGGCTCGTCGACCCCGCCTTCCCGCTCACCTGGCGCCTGCAGAAGCCGTACGCCGGCTCGGGCGCACTCGGTGACCTGGGGGCGCACGCCGTCGACCTCGCCCAGTTCCTCGCGGGGGAGCCCGTCGCCGGGGTCTCCGCGCTCACCGAGACCTTCGTCAAGGAACGCCCGCTGCCGGCCGGCGCCACCTCGGGCCTGTCGGCGACCGGCGCCGGCGGCGTCGGGCAGGTCACCGTCGACGACGCCGCCGTGTTCACCGGCCGCTTCGCCTCCGGGGCACTCGCCTCCTTCGAGGCGACCCGCTTCGCCTCCGGCCGCAAGAACGCCCTGAAAGTGGAACTCAACGGTGAGCGCGGCTCCCTGGCCTTCGACCTGGAGCGCCTCAACGAGCTGTACTTCCACGACCACACCGAACCCGGCGTCAGCGCCGGCTTCCGCCGCATCCTCGTGACCGAACCCGAGCACCCCTACCTGGAGGGCTGGTGGCCGCCGGGCCACGGCCTCGGCTACGAGCACACCTTCGCGCACCAGGCCCGCGACCTCGTCCACGCGATCGCGGCCCGCACGGCGCCCGCCCCGTCGTTCGCCGACGGGCTCCAGGTGCAGCGCGTCCTCGCCGCCGTGGAGGAGAGCGCGGCGAAGAACTCCGTCTACACCCCCGTACCGGCCTGA
- a CDS encoding substrate-binding domain-containing protein: MPDMTSRRNILFGAAAAVTTGGLLTACTSNEPSDKGGSGGKPADQPVADDKPGKQVIIGFAGPQADHGWLNAINDNAKERAKKYSDVTLEATEGSNDTAAQIGQVETLINKKVDVLVILPADGKALTQVGLKAMRAGIPVVNLDRIFNTPQAYRCWIGGDNYGMGLSAGNYIGEQLKDKKNATVVELAGLDNLELTKQRSQGFDDALKNYPNIKKVARQAADFTVESGQAKMSQLLQAQKKFDALWNHDDDQGVGALRAIKQAGRDDFLMVGGAGALSAMQAIEADDSVLKATVLYPPTMAASAIDLARALGQGKGIGGMAEFEIPAHVTLYSAVVDKKNVGQYMPTGFR; this comes from the coding sequence ATGCCAGACATGACGAGCCGCAGAAACATCCTGTTCGGCGCGGCCGCAGCCGTCACCACGGGCGGCCTGCTCACCGCCTGCACCAGCAACGAGCCCAGCGACAAGGGCGGTTCGGGCGGCAAGCCCGCCGACCAGCCGGTCGCCGACGACAAGCCCGGCAAGCAGGTCATTATCGGCTTCGCCGGACCCCAGGCCGACCACGGCTGGCTCAACGCGATCAACGACAACGCCAAGGAGCGGGCGAAGAAGTACTCCGACGTCACCCTGGAGGCGACGGAGGGCTCCAACGACACCGCCGCCCAGATCGGCCAGGTCGAGACCCTTATCAACAAGAAGGTCGACGTCCTCGTCATCCTGCCCGCCGACGGCAAGGCCCTCACCCAGGTCGGCCTCAAGGCCATGCGCGCCGGCATCCCCGTCGTGAACCTGGACCGCATCTTCAACACCCCGCAGGCCTACCGCTGCTGGATCGGCGGCGACAACTACGGCATGGGCCTGAGCGCCGGCAACTACATCGGCGAGCAGCTCAAGGACAAGAAGAACGCGACGGTCGTCGAGCTCGCCGGGCTCGACAACCTGGAACTGACCAAGCAGCGCAGCCAGGGCTTCGACGACGCCCTGAAGAACTACCCGAACATCAAGAAGGTGGCCCGCCAGGCCGCCGACTTCACCGTCGAGTCGGGGCAGGCCAAGATGTCCCAGCTGCTCCAGGCGCAGAAGAAGTTCGACGCCCTGTGGAACCACGACGACGACCAGGGTGTGGGCGCCCTGCGCGCCATCAAGCAGGCGGGACGCGACGACTTCCTGATGGTCGGCGGCGCGGGCGCGCTCTCCGCCATGCAGGCCATCGAGGCCGACGACAGCGTGCTCAAGGCGACCGTCCTGTACCCGCCGACGATGGCCGCGTCCGCGATCGACCTCGCCCGCGCCCTCGGACAGGGCAAGGGGATCGGCGGCATGGCCGAGTTCGAGATCCCCGCGCACGTGACCCTGTACTCGGCCGTCGTCGACAAGAAGAACGTCGGTCAGTACATGCCGACCGGCTTCAGGTGA
- a CDS encoding ABC transporter permease produces MTHPATPARPAEPKRATAPHKTPHRTLLRTDLRTLSLLGVLAVLVVIGGVTQPDSFLDTDNVQLILTQASVIGVVTVGMTFVIISGGIDLSVGAIVALASVWATTVATQEYGFAGILFTAIVVGVACGLVNGLLIAYGGMVPFIATLAMLASGRGLALQITDGKTQVVTVDGVLSLGERDSYILGIPPLVLVFAAVTVIGWLVLNRTTFGRRSVAVGGNAEAARLAGIDVRRQRLYLYLLSGLCCGIAAFLLIVLAGSGQNTNGNLYELDAIAAAIIGGTLLTGGRGTIVGSVLGVLIFTTITNIFALNNLQSDVQQIAKGAIIVAAVLVQRRDAHSTT; encoded by the coding sequence ATGACGCACCCCGCCACCCCCGCCCGCCCGGCGGAGCCGAAGCGCGCTACGGCCCCGCACAAGACCCCGCACCGAACCCTCCTGAGAACGGACCTGCGCACCCTCTCCCTCCTGGGCGTCCTCGCCGTCCTCGTCGTCATCGGCGGCGTCACCCAGCCCGACAGCTTCCTGGACACGGACAACGTCCAGCTGATCCTCACCCAGGCCAGCGTCATCGGCGTCGTCACCGTGGGCATGACCTTCGTGATCATCTCCGGCGGCATCGACCTCTCCGTCGGCGCGATCGTCGCCCTGGCCAGCGTCTGGGCCACCACCGTCGCGACGCAGGAGTACGGCTTCGCCGGCATCCTGTTCACCGCGATCGTCGTGGGCGTCGCCTGCGGCCTGGTCAACGGCCTCCTCATCGCGTACGGCGGCATGGTCCCGTTCATCGCCACCCTCGCGATGCTCGCCTCCGGCCGCGGTCTCGCCCTCCAGATCACCGACGGGAAGACGCAGGTCGTCACGGTCGACGGCGTGCTGAGCCTCGGCGAACGGGACTCCTACATCCTCGGCATCCCGCCCCTCGTCCTCGTCTTCGCCGCGGTCACCGTCATCGGCTGGCTCGTCCTCAACCGCACCACCTTCGGCCGCCGCTCCGTCGCGGTCGGCGGCAACGCGGAGGCCGCCCGCCTCGCCGGCATCGACGTACGCCGCCAGCGTCTGTACCTGTACCTGCTGTCCGGCCTGTGCTGCGGCATCGCCGCGTTCCTCCTGATCGTGCTCGCCGGTTCCGGACAGAACACCAACGGCAACCTCTACGAGCTCGACGCCATCGCCGCCGCGATCATCGGCGGCACCCTCCTCACCGGCGGCCGCGGCACCATCGTCGGCTCCGTGCTCGGCGTCCTGATCTTCACCACGATCACCAACATCTTCGCGCTGAACAACCTCCAGAGCGACGTCCAGCAGATCGCCAAGGGCGCGATCATCGTCGCCGCGGTCCTCGTCCAGCGACGTGACGCCCACTCCACCACCTGA
- a CDS encoding sugar ABC transporter ATP-binding protein, translating into MSGITKSFPGVRALDGVDLEVRAGEVHCLLGQNGAGKSTLIKVLAGAHQPDDGAITWAGETVTLRSPIAAMRLGIATIYQELDLVEGLSVAENVHLGHEPTSAGFVVRGREAKASTAALLKRLGHGEIDPGTLVGDLSAAHQQIVSMARALSHDVRLIVMDEPSAALDPDETDNLFRIVGDLTADGVAVVYISHRLEEIRRIGDRVTVLKDGRAVAVGLPAKDTPTRDVVSLMTGRNVEYVFPDRPAEEPVAEPVLTVRDLSRSGEFAPLDLDVRPGEIVGLAGLVGSGRSEILETIYGARRPSSGTVTVAGTALRPGSVRSAVRAGLGLAPEERKAQALLMLESVTRNVSVSSMSRFAHGGWLNRAAERDAAHRATRDLSLRPDDPSVPVRTLSGGNQQKAVLARWLLRGCKVLLLDEPTRGVDVGARAELYAVIRRLADEGLAVLLVSSEVPEVLGLADRVLVLREGKVVHTSRAQSLTEHEVLDLVMEGAPA; encoded by the coding sequence ATGTCCGGCATCACCAAGTCGTTCCCCGGCGTCCGCGCCCTCGACGGAGTGGACCTGGAGGTCCGGGCCGGCGAGGTGCACTGCCTGCTCGGACAGAACGGCGCGGGCAAGTCCACGCTCATCAAGGTGCTCGCCGGCGCCCACCAGCCCGACGACGGTGCCATCACCTGGGCCGGCGAGACGGTCACCCTGCGCTCCCCGATCGCCGCCATGCGCCTCGGCATCGCCACGATCTACCAGGAACTCGACCTGGTGGAAGGCCTGTCCGTCGCCGAGAACGTCCACCTCGGCCATGAGCCGACCTCCGCCGGCTTCGTCGTACGGGGACGCGAGGCCAAAGCGTCGACGGCCGCCCTGCTCAAACGGCTCGGACACGGCGAGATCGACCCCGGCACCCTCGTCGGCGACCTCTCCGCCGCGCACCAGCAGATCGTCTCCATGGCCCGCGCCCTCTCCCACGACGTCCGGCTCATCGTGATGGACGAGCCCTCCGCGGCGCTCGACCCCGACGAGACCGACAACCTCTTCCGCATCGTCGGCGACCTCACCGCCGACGGCGTCGCCGTCGTCTACATCTCGCACCGCCTGGAGGAGATCCGCCGCATCGGCGACCGCGTCACCGTCCTCAAGGACGGACGTGCCGTGGCCGTCGGCCTCCCCGCGAAGGACACCCCGACCCGCGACGTCGTCTCCCTCATGACGGGCCGCAACGTCGAGTACGTTTTCCCCGACCGGCCCGCCGAAGAGCCGGTCGCGGAACCCGTCCTGACGGTCCGTGACCTCTCCCGCAGCGGCGAGTTCGCCCCGCTCGACCTGGACGTCCGCCCCGGCGAGATCGTCGGCCTCGCCGGTCTGGTCGGCTCCGGCCGCTCCGAGATCCTGGAGACGATCTACGGGGCACGGCGGCCGAGCAGCGGCACGGTCACCGTCGCCGGTACGGCCCTGCGCCCGGGCAGCGTCCGCTCGGCCGTCCGCGCCGGACTCGGGCTCGCCCCCGAGGAACGCAAGGCGCAGGCCCTCCTGATGCTCGAGTCCGTGACCCGGAACGTCTCCGTCTCCTCCATGTCCCGCTTCGCGCACGGCGGCTGGCTGAACCGGGCGGCGGAACGGGACGCGGCGCACCGCGCGACCCGCGACCTCTCCCTGCGCCCCGACGACCCCTCCGTCCCCGTGCGCACCCTCTCCGGCGGCAACCAGCAGAAGGCGGTCCTCGCCCGCTGGCTCCTGCGCGGCTGCAAGGTCCTGCTCCTCGACGAGCCGACCCGCGGCGTCGACGTCGGCGCCCGCGCCGAGCTCTACGCCGTCATCCGCCGCCTCGCCGACGAGGGCCTGGCCGTCCTCCTGGTCTCCAGCGAGGTCCCCGAGGTCCTCGGCCTCGCGGACCGCGTCCTCGTCCTGAGGGAGGGCAAGGTCGTCCACACGTCCCGAGCCCAGTCCCTGACCGAACACGAGGTCCTGGACCTGGTGATGGAAGGGGCTCCGGCATGA
- a CDS encoding ROK family transcriptional regulator, whose protein sequence is MTARPANAHQARLLRLLRDGGPNSRAQLGDQIDLSRSKLAVEVDRLLETGLVVADGLAASRGGRRSHNIRLAPELRFLGVDIGATSVDVAVTNAELEVLGHITQPMDVREGPVAVFEQVLAMAAKLKASGLAEGFDGAGIGVPGPVRFPEGVPVAPPIMPGWDGFPVREALSQELGCPVMVDNDVNLMAMGEQHAGVARQARDFLCVKIGTGIGCGIVVGGEVYRGTTGSAGDIGHIQVEPDGRPCACGNKGCLEAYFSGAALARDAEDAARDGRSPELAGRLESAGKLSAADVAVAAAAGDATALDLIREGGNRTGQVIASLVSFFNPGLVVIGGGVTGLGHTLLAALRTQVYRQSLPLATGNLPIVLGELGPTAGVIGGARLISDHLFSPA, encoded by the coding sequence ATGACGGCTCGACCCGCGAACGCGCATCAGGCGCGCCTGCTGCGACTGCTGCGCGACGGAGGGCCCAACTCCCGGGCCCAGCTCGGTGATCAGATCGACCTCTCCCGGTCGAAGCTGGCCGTCGAGGTGGACCGGCTCCTGGAGACCGGACTCGTGGTCGCCGACGGACTCGCCGCCTCGCGCGGCGGCCGCCGCTCCCACAACATCCGGCTCGCTCCCGAACTCCGCTTCCTCGGCGTCGACATCGGCGCGACCTCGGTCGACGTCGCCGTCACCAACGCCGAGCTGGAGGTCCTCGGGCACATCACCCAGCCCATGGACGTGCGGGAGGGGCCGGTCGCGGTCTTCGAGCAAGTCCTCGCCATGGCTGCCAAGTTGAAGGCGTCCGGACTCGCCGAGGGGTTCGACGGAGCGGGCATCGGAGTGCCCGGCCCCGTCCGCTTCCCCGAGGGCGTGCCCGTCGCGCCGCCGATCATGCCCGGCTGGGACGGCTTCCCGGTCCGCGAGGCGCTCAGTCAGGAACTGGGCTGCCCCGTCATGGTCGACAACGACGTGAACCTCATGGCGATGGGGGAGCAGCATGCGGGCGTGGCCCGCCAGGCGCGCGACTTCCTCTGCGTCAAGATCGGCACCGGTATCGGCTGCGGGATCGTCGTCGGCGGTGAGGTCTACCGCGGGACGACCGGTTCGGCCGGCGACATCGGACACATCCAGGTCGAGCCCGACGGCAGGCCCTGCGCCTGCGGCAACAAGGGCTGCCTGGAGGCGTACTTCAGCGGCGCGGCACTCGCCCGCGACGCCGAGGACGCCGCACGGGACGGCCGCTCGCCCGAGCTCGCCGGACGACTGGAGTCGGCCGGGAAGCTCAGCGCGGCGGACGTCGCGGTGGCCGCCGCGGCCGGCGACGCCACCGCCCTCGACCTGATCCGCGAGGGCGGCAACCGCACCGGCCAGGTCATCGCGTCCCTCGTCAGCTTCTTCAACCCCGGCCTCGTCGTCATCGGCGGCGGGGTCACCGGCCTCGGCCACACGCTGCTCGCCGCCCTGCGCACCCAGGTCTACCGCCAGTCGCTGCCCCTGGCGACCGGCAACCTGCCCATCGTCCTGGGAGAGCTCGGCCCCACCGCCGGAGTCATCGGCGGAGCCCGCCTCATCAGCGACCACCTGTTCTCACCCGCGTAG
- a CDS encoding PucR family transcriptional regulator encodes MEHEQLRMTGLGPGPDAMMRIVAYFDGLGESAADADTVVRRAAALAQCGVGARLASGAVVRRGPQGDRPGGQPGGMPAGDREVWLERTGPAHPLDPVLLDRLSHTLRMLEVRTPSRSDLHLGDPALVEVLLSDTEQRTDRGRAVELSGLDPGRDVRVLALYADRVGPVLELIERLCPGRLVRSAPIDGLTAVLTQTPVEDRTLCDALHSALADAVPAPPRPAQGRARGPWIGVGERMSVYAAPTSWAQARRALRFASSTVYGRRAVAFGRLGPLDLLADVPPGRLLGARGIAHINALAATATGAQDVDTLEAFCVYGSLRRTAAELHVHHSTVASRLARVEAETDWDLGNSIDRFVATLVLMMRRMALSSAELAAAEGAAAEGAAVDGGTRADGGTGEAAGDTA; translated from the coding sequence ATGGAGCACGAGCAGCTGCGGATGACCGGGCTCGGGCCGGGTCCCGACGCGATGATGCGGATCGTCGCGTACTTCGACGGGCTCGGGGAGTCGGCGGCCGACGCGGACACCGTCGTACGGCGGGCGGCCGCGCTCGCGCAGTGCGGCGTCGGCGCCCGGCTGGCCTCGGGTGCCGTCGTCCGCCGCGGCCCGCAGGGCGACCGGCCCGGCGGGCAGCCCGGGGGAATGCCCGCCGGGGACCGGGAGGTCTGGCTGGAACGCACGGGCCCCGCGCACCCCCTGGACCCCGTCCTCCTGGACCGGCTGTCGCACACGCTGCGCATGCTGGAGGTCCGCACGCCGTCCCGCTCCGATCTGCACCTGGGCGACCCGGCTCTGGTGGAGGTCCTGCTCTCCGACACCGAGCAGCGCACCGACCGGGGCCGCGCCGTGGAGCTGTCGGGCCTGGACCCGGGCCGGGACGTACGGGTCCTGGCGCTGTACGCGGACCGGGTCGGCCCCGTGCTCGAACTGATCGAGCGGCTCTGCCCGGGGCGGCTCGTCCGCTCGGCTCCGATCGACGGGCTGACCGCGGTGCTCACGCAGACCCCGGTCGAGGACCGCACCCTGTGCGACGCCCTGCACTCGGCGCTCGCGGACGCGGTCCCCGCGCCGCCGCGCCCCGCGCAAGGGCGTGCCCGCGGGCCCTGGATCGGCGTCGGCGAGCGGATGAGCGTGTACGCGGCGCCGACCTCGTGGGCGCAGGCGCGGCGTGCGCTGCGTTTCGCGTCGTCGACGGTGTACGGGCGGCGGGCGGTGGCGTTCGGCCGGCTCGGGCCGCTCGATCTGCTGGCCGACGTGCCGCCGGGCCGGCTGCTCGGGGCGCGCGGCATCGCGCACATCAACGCGCTGGCGGCGACGGCGACGGGCGCCCAGGACGTGGACACGCTGGAGGCGTTCTGCGTCTACGGCTCGCTGCGCCGGACCGCCGCCGAACTCCACGTGCACCACAGCACGGTGGCGAGCCGGCTGGCCCGGGTGGAGGCGGAGACGGACTGGGACCTCGGGAACTCGATCGACCGGTTCGTGGCGACGCTGGTGCTGATGATGCGGCGGATGGCCCTGTCCTCGGCGGAGCTGGCGGCGGCGGAAGGCGCGGCCGCGGAAGGCGCGGCCGTGGACGGAGGGACGAGGGCGGACGGCGGGACGGGCGAAGCGGCGGGCGACACGGCGTAG